The Candidatus Phaeomarinobacter ectocarpi genome includes a region encoding these proteins:
- a CDS encoding ShlB/FhaC/HecB family hemolysin secretion/activation protein gives MRALASLALTVLWAGLAAGCSVLPTPAVPAGATVPPAEQARVEAAAQETAPTPATEAPRLTLKSIELERVSELPQETAVSDDMLLAAADGLIGQDVTLDELRGIATGMEAVFRDEGYPYVRVVLPPQRVADGQVKLQVIEGQIEGVVVLGESPTAKRQAEAQLSKLNNLGPVPVASVEEAIAALSDIPGLNANVSLARGTQGPGTMRIIAEAKREEPRFLINMHNWGPEALGREGITGFVRVPGLALYGDEIQASFFTTRDWGEQFVGQLAYERGLTASGLKVRLEGTYGEAEPTGVVATLGATSRSYTGKLEVSHPIYRDRTNLVDLYGGLDYADLKGELFNQTVLLSNDKTRTAYLGAESEFSWDGWSIDTWVEARKGVGIMGASKRGEPNLARPEARPNAWSLLAETNITTPTFQTFRLDLRGMGQHARDPLMAVEEFSFGNYTIIRGYDPGAATGDAAIAGSIELTGLGHRPFNDRTHVEFFGFLDVGEYWNRDQSAVAQHTLASSGVGMRVTVDEYARAEIVYAEPMREPRGQGEGVQSPRVLFSLTTNVGRVAKDAYGAVSGLFGGNGG, from the coding sequence GTGCGGGCTTTAGCCTCTTTGGCGCTAACGGTCTTGTGGGCCGGGCTGGCTGCCGGGTGTTCGGTATTGCCGACGCCTGCGGTCCCTGCCGGTGCAACCGTGCCGCCGGCCGAGCAGGCGCGTGTTGAAGCTGCTGCTCAGGAGACCGCACCGACACCGGCCACCGAAGCACCCCGTCTCACCCTCAAATCGATTGAACTAGAGCGCGTCAGTGAGCTGCCGCAGGAAACTGCTGTAAGCGATGACATGCTTCTTGCGGCGGCGGATGGCCTGATCGGTCAGGACGTCACGCTCGATGAGCTGCGCGGGATTGCCACCGGCATGGAAGCCGTCTTCCGTGACGAGGGGTATCCCTATGTGCGGGTTGTGTTGCCGCCGCAGCGTGTCGCCGACGGCCAGGTCAAATTGCAGGTCATCGAGGGCCAGATTGAGGGCGTGGTTGTTCTGGGCGAGTCGCCGACTGCCAAGCGGCAGGCGGAAGCTCAGTTGTCCAAGCTGAACAATCTGGGACCCGTTCCCGTGGCTTCAGTTGAAGAAGCCATTGCCGCGCTGTCAGACATCCCGGGACTGAATGCCAATGTGTCCCTTGCCCGTGGCACGCAGGGGCCGGGCACCATGCGGATCATTGCCGAGGCCAAGCGTGAAGAGCCGCGCTTTCTCATCAACATGCACAATTGGGGGCCTGAGGCGCTGGGGCGCGAGGGCATTACGGGATTTGTCCGTGTCCCGGGGCTGGCGCTTTATGGCGATGAAATCCAGGCCTCGTTCTTTACGACCCGGGACTGGGGCGAGCAGTTTGTCGGCCAACTGGCCTATGAGCGAGGTCTGACGGCCAGCGGTCTCAAGGTCCGTCTAGAAGGGACCTATGGGGAAGCCGAGCCAACAGGCGTCGTGGCGACGCTTGGCGCGACCTCGCGCAGCTATACCGGCAAGCTTGAAGTCAGCCACCCGATCTATCGGGACCGGACCAATCTGGTCGATCTTTATGGCGGACTGGATTACGCGGACCTGAAGGGCGAACTGTTTAACCAGACTGTTCTATTGAGCAACGACAAAACCCGCACCGCCTATCTGGGCGCTGAAAGTGAATTCAGCTGGGACGGGTGGTCCATCGATACCTGGGTCGAAGCCCGTAAGGGTGTGGGCATCATGGGGGCCAGCAAACGCGGCGAGCCAAATCTCGCCCGGCCTGAAGCGCGACCCAATGCGTGGTCCCTGCTTGCTGAAACCAACATCACGACGCCGACTTTCCAGACCTTCCGGCTGGACCTGCGCGGCATGGGGCAGCACGCGCGCGATCCGCTCATGGCTGTGGAAGAATTCTCCTTTGGCAATTACACGATTATCCGCGGATATGACCCTGGGGCAGCAACCGGGGATGCGGCAATTGCCGGGTCAATCGAACTGACGGGCCTTGGCCATCGCCCCTTCAACGACCGCACTCATGTTGAGTTCTTCGGATTTCTGGACGTAGGCGAATACTGGAACCGGGATCAGTCTGCGGTTGCGCAGCATACGCTTGCGTCATCCGGTGTCGGGATGCGGGTGACGGTTGATGAATATGCACGCGCTGAGATTGTCTATGCGGAACCCATGCGCGAGCCGCGCGGACAAGGCGAGGGCGTTCAGAGCCCACGGGTCCTGTTCTCTTTGACGACGAATGTCGGCCGCGTTGCAAAGGATGCCTACGGCGCCGTCTCGGGCCTGTTCGGGGGGAATGGCGGATGA
- a CDS encoding TerB family tellurite resistance protein has translation MIDALKQLLGGGSDLPDETTVAVGLLLEVIRMDDDYDAAERTAVARTLSRRFGMSESDASRMVVEATAKPRTTYDDNQLLKSVNQHFSPEQKTALLEMLWEIALADGELHRFENHAILAIANKLGMGQAELNATQATAKARLAA, from the coding sequence ATGATCGACGCCCTCAAACAGCTGCTTGGAGGTGGATCAGACCTGCCCGACGAGACAACCGTCGCGGTTGGCTTGTTGTTGGAGGTCATCCGGATGGATGATGACTATGATGCAGCCGAACGCACGGCGGTTGCGCGCACATTGTCGCGCCGGTTTGGAATGTCCGAAAGCGACGCAAGCCGCATGGTGGTGGAAGCGACGGCGAAACCCCGGACAACCTATGATGACAACCAACTTCTCAAATCGGTAAACCAGCATTTTTCACCCGAGCAGAAGACCGCATTGCTAGAGATGCTATGGGAAATTGCCCTGGCTGACGGGGAACTGCACCGGTTCGAAAATCACGCGATTCTCGCAATTGCCAACAAACTTGGCATGGGCCAGGCAGAACTCAATGCCACGCAGGCGACGGCCAAGGCTCGACTGGCTGCTTAG
- a CDS encoding M14 family metallopeptidase, whose protein sequence is MSDASMPDVEACFSASYPEARTKFLSACEAAGFELEAVQNTTATGRDGEALYADIASKGPKDASHVVLVTSGTHGIEGYCGSGCQISLVQAGLFATLPTDTRIVLVHAVNPYGFSHQRRVNEENIDLNRNFVDHMSSHPDSSAYEAIHPIIAPADYGDRPEHWDGEVLTWIGAHGMDAFRQAVSGGQYTCPDGLFFGGTAPSWSNGMVRTLMQSLASKATRFRFIDIHTGLGPFGHGEKLGLGTSSDVKRAQRIWGADVTDLAGGDSVSAVVAGDMGGAFFDAVSPDMDAAGIALEYGTQDPVSVLGALRWDNWLAAHGDPAGSDASAIKQKMRDAFYPDDGSWRASVVDQARSAVTQAINAS, encoded by the coding sequence ATGTCCGACGCAAGCATGCCTGACGTGGAGGCTTGTTTTTCGGCGTCCTACCCTGAGGCCCGCACAAAGTTTCTGTCTGCCTGTGAGGCGGCCGGGTTTGAGCTGGAGGCTGTTCAGAACACGACTGCGACAGGTCGCGATGGAGAAGCGCTCTACGCGGACATTGCCTCAAAGGGTCCAAAGGACGCGTCCCACGTGGTGCTTGTCACATCAGGGACGCACGGGATTGAGGGCTATTGTGGATCAGGCTGCCAGATATCCCTGGTACAGGCGGGCCTGTTTGCCACCTTGCCGACAGATACCCGGATCGTTCTTGTGCACGCGGTAAATCCATATGGATTTTCACACCAAAGACGTGTGAATGAAGAAAATATCGACCTCAACCGGAATTTTGTGGATCACATGTCCAGCCATCCAGACAGTTCAGCCTATGAAGCCATCCACCCGATTATCGCGCCTGCGGACTATGGCGACCGTCCGGAGCATTGGGATGGGGAAGTGCTGACCTGGATTGGCGCCCACGGGATGGATGCCTTCCGTCAGGCCGTGAGTGGCGGGCAGTATACCTGCCCGGACGGGCTGTTTTTTGGCGGGACGGCGCCTTCATGGTCCAACGGAATGGTTCGGACTTTGATGCAGAGCCTTGCGAGCAAGGCGACCCGGTTTCGCTTTATTGACATCCACACGGGGCTTGGCCCGTTTGGCCATGGGGAGAAATTGGGGCTTGGGACGTCGAGCGACGTTAAAAGGGCCCAACGCATCTGGGGCGCGGACGTGACCGATCTGGCGGGCGGCGACAGCGTGTCCGCTGTGGTGGCAGGTGATATGGGCGGCGCCTTTTTTGACGCGGTTTCACCGGATATGGATGCTGCGGGCATTGCCCTCGAATATGGCACGCAGGACCCGGTTTCGGTTCTGGGGGCTTTGCGGTGGGACAACTGGCTTGCCGCGCATGGCGATCCAGCCGGAAGCGATGCTTCTGCGATCAAGCAGAAGATGCGGGACGCGTTTTATCCAGATGATGGCAGCTGGCGGGCAAGCGTCGTCGATCAGGCGCGCAGTGCTGTCACTCAGGCCATTAATGCAAGTTAG
- a CDS encoding alkyl/aryl-sulfatase: MSDINPKEASATTAAANAAVMDGVLDFSDRQSFEDAGRGFIATIDPITITRESDGKTTYDLEAVKFLEGEAPATANPSLWRMAQLNGLNHGLFEVVSGIYQVRSFDIANMTLIKGETGWIVIDPLTSSESSAAALALANRELGERPVKAIIITHSHADHFAGTLGVVDPADVASGKIPLVTPVGFTQESLSENVLAGPVMQRRATYMYGNLLKPDPKAFLTTGLGAALSMGTTGFVPPNDEICETGETRVLDGIEIEFQMTPGTEAPAEMVFFFPQFKALCMSEITSHHMHNVYTPRGAQVRDALAWSAQINESIDLFGDRLEVEFASHHWPIWGRERAVDYLKKQRDLYKYVHDQSLRLANLGYNKEEVAEQLELPTSLAKEFYNRDYYGALAANAKAVYVKYLGHFDGNPANLFPHPPTAAGARYVKFMGGADNVIAQARQSFDDGDYRWVAEVLNHVIMADETNTEAKLLAADALEQLGYQAESGPWRNFYLCGALELRHGVPEGRPLQVSEGMAAGMPLENLFQAMAVRLNGPKADGKNFAFNFEFTDTKESYELTLENCVLNYFPGRSNPRPTATLKLATLDFKLLMLQVRDAATLMGDGKLEIEGEALAFAELAGLFDKFNPRWPIVTPRPAWS, from the coding sequence ATGTCGGACATCAATCCAAAAGAGGCCAGCGCCACAACCGCTGCGGCCAATGCGGCGGTCATGGATGGCGTTCTGGATTTTTCAGACAGGCAAAGCTTTGAGGATGCGGGTCGCGGCTTCATTGCAACCATTGATCCCATCACCATCACCCGGGAGAGTGATGGCAAGACGACTTATGACCTTGAGGCGGTGAAATTCCTGGAAGGTGAGGCCCCCGCCACGGCAAATCCGAGCCTGTGGCGTATGGCGCAGCTCAACGGCCTCAATCATGGGCTTTTTGAAGTGGTGTCGGGCATTTATCAGGTGCGCAGCTTCGATATTGCCAACATGACCCTCATCAAGGGTGAAACGGGCTGGATTGTAATCGATCCGCTCACATCGTCTGAATCCTCCGCCGCCGCCCTGGCGCTTGCCAACAGGGAGCTTGGAGAGCGGCCGGTCAAGGCCATCATCATCACCCACAGTCACGCAGACCATTTTGCGGGAACATTGGGCGTAGTTGATCCTGCTGATGTGGCTTCGGGCAAGATTCCGCTGGTCACACCGGTCGGGTTCACCCAGGAATCCCTGTCCGAAAACGTCCTGGCGGGTCCGGTCATGCAGCGGCGCGCGACCTATATGTACGGTAATCTGCTGAAGCCGGATCCAAAGGCGTTTTTGACGACCGGGCTTGGCGCGGCCCTCTCCATGGGGACGACGGGATTTGTGCCCCCAAATGACGAGATCTGTGAAACCGGTGAAACGCGGGTCCTGGACGGGATTGAAATTGAATTTCAGATGACCCCGGGCACCGAGGCGCCTGCGGAAATGGTCTTCTTTTTCCCGCAGTTCAAAGCGCTTTGCATGTCAGAGATCACGTCTCACCACATGCATAATGTCTATACGCCGCGTGGTGCGCAGGTGCGTGACGCGCTGGCCTGGTCAGCTCAGATCAATGAAAGCATTGATCTGTTCGGCGATCGGCTGGAAGTCGAGTTTGCCTCTCACCACTGGCCCATCTGGGGCCGTGAGCGGGCGGTGGACTACCTCAAGAAGCAGCGTGACCTCTACAAATATGTGCATGACCAGTCGCTGCGTCTGGCGAACTTGGGTTACAACAAGGAAGAAGTCGCCGAGCAGCTTGAATTGCCCACGTCGCTGGCAAAGGAATTCTACAACCGCGACTATTACGGCGCGCTCGCAGCCAACGCGAAGGCTGTTTACGTCAAGTATCTGGGCCATTTTGACGGCAATCCCGCCAATCTTTTCCCGCACCCGCCCACGGCAGCAGGTGCCCGCTATGTTAAATTCATGGGCGGCGCCGACAATGTGATTGCGCAGGCCAGGCAGTCGTTTGATGACGGTGATTATCGCTGGGTGGCCGAAGTGCTGAACCACGTGATCATGGCAGACGAGACCAATACCGAGGCGAAATTGCTGGCGGCGGATGCCCTTGAGCAGCTGGGGTATCAGGCTGAATCCGGGCCGTGGCGCAATTTCTATCTGTGTGGTGCGCTGGAGCTGCGTCACGGTGTGCCGGAAGGTCGGCCCCTGCAGGTCAGTGAGGGCATGGCTGCCGGCATGCCGCTTGAAAACCTGTTTCAGGCAATGGCTGTTCGGCTCAATGGCCCCAAGGCAGACGGCAAGAATTTTGCCTTCAACTTCGAGTTTACGGACACCAAGGAGAGCTATGAGCTGACGCTGGAGAATTGCGTGCTCAACTATTTCCCGGGGCGCTCGAACCCCCGTCCAACGGCGACGCTCAAACTGGCGACCCTGGATTTCAAACTGTTGATGCTTCAGGTCAGGGATGCTGCGACCCTGATGGGAGACGGTAAGCTTGAGATAGAAGGTGAAGCGCTGGCTTTTGCTGAGCTGGCGGGCCTCTTTGACAAGTTCAACCCGCGTTGGCCCATTGTGACGCCGCGCCCTGCCTGGAGTTAG
- a CDS encoding class I SAM-dependent methyltransferase: protein MSLMTDIIQPAKKSSFLNFIWQFIRNPKSVGAIAPSGAVLSRKMATGLDANSRVLELGGGTGTLTRGIANAGVTGSNLTVIEMNPDFIRSLTEQFPGARIVDHSAFEIETLPAEVCDLNAVVSGLPLVNMSRDNHRAIMRGAFSRLKPGGCYRQFTYRPRCPIGPDVLEEFGLKATYEAMALRNLPPAFVYRIERT, encoded by the coding sequence ATGAGTTTGATGACAGACATTATCCAACCAGCCAAAAAGTCTTCCTTTCTGAACTTCATTTGGCAGTTCATTCGAAATCCGAAAAGCGTCGGCGCTATTGCACCGTCGGGCGCCGTCCTGTCTCGCAAGATGGCGACCGGACTCGATGCGAACTCAAGGGTGCTGGAGCTGGGAGGCGGTACCGGCACGCTGACACGCGGCATCGCGAATGCAGGTGTCACCGGCAGCAATCTGACAGTGATCGAAATGAACCCGGACTTCATCCGCTCGCTCACCGAGCAATTCCCCGGAGCACGCATTGTCGATCATTCTGCTTTTGAAATTGAGACGCTGCCCGCAGAGGTGTGCGACCTCAATGCTGTTGTCAGCGGCTTGCCGCTTGTGAACATGTCACGCGACAACCATCGTGCGATCATGCGCGGCGCCTTCAGCCGACTGAAGCCGGGCGGGTGCTACCGGCAATTCACCTACCGGCCGCGCTGCCCGATTGGTCCTGATGTCCTGGAAGAGTTTGGCCTCAAGGCGACCTATGAAGCGATGGCGCTGCGCAATCTGCCTCCCGCCTTCGTTTACAGGATCGAGCGCACCTAG
- a CDS encoding alpha/beta fold hydrolase, which yields MWKFWIIGVLAVLVVGVAIAYALADRETMTAEEFRTGSGYETVALATGVTAYKDMGPKDATPLVIVHGATLGSVAYEAYYQPFLNAGYRVISYDQYGRGFSDRPDADLSIDFMREQLLGLLDYLQIERTSLYGVSFGGAVIARFAAAHPDRVTGLGFQVPLIEAPRSGLLQVASLPVVKPLIGRLLMVPAIIDRGESFGVETEEQRRVVNHFKTQFEVEGTQRMLMSMLTGDAMSSRLADHVTIAAADIPTQFVYATDDPEILPETVEAAIDNYEAADVHTYTGGHFFSATKQDELAAKLAAFFKANGV from the coding sequence ATGTGGAAGTTCTGGATTATTGGCGTTCTGGCAGTGCTCGTTGTTGGTGTCGCTATCGCGTATGCGCTGGCAGATCGCGAGACAATGACAGCAGAGGAATTCCGCACGGGCTCCGGATATGAGACTGTGGCCCTTGCTACTGGTGTCACGGCCTATAAGGACATGGGTCCGAAGGATGCAACACCGCTGGTGATTGTGCATGGTGCAACGCTGGGGTCGGTTGCTTACGAAGCGTACTACCAGCCCTTTCTGAATGCGGGTTACCGGGTCATTTCTTACGATCAGTATGGGCGCGGTTTTTCAGACCGTCCGGATGCTGACCTTTCCATCGACTTCATGCGTGAGCAATTGCTCGGCTTGCTCGATTATTTGCAGATCGAGCGTACGTCGCTCTATGGGGTGTCATTTGGCGGGGCTGTCATTGCCCGATTTGCAGCGGCCCATCCTGATCGGGTGACAGGTCTGGGTTTCCAGGTGCCGCTTATTGAAGCGCCGCGCAGTGGACTGCTGCAAGTTGCCAGTCTGCCAGTGGTCAAGCCGCTGATCGGCCGCCTGCTCATGGTGCCTGCGATCATTGATCGTGGAGAAAGCTTCGGGGTTGAAACCGAAGAGCAGCGGCGCGTGGTGAACCACTTCAAGACACAGTTTGAAGTCGAGGGTACGCAACGCATGCTGATGTCCATGCTGACCGGTGATGCCATGTCGAGCCGCCTTGCGGATCACGTGACTATTGCTGCTGCTGATATTCCGACGCAGTTTGTTTACGCAACGGATGATCCTGAGATATTGCCCGAGACCGTTGAGGCAGCCATTGACAATTATGAAGCCGCTGATGTGCACACCTATACCGGCGGGCACTTCTTCTCGGCGACGAAGCAGGATGAGCTTGCAGCGAAGTTGGCAGCTTTCTTCAAGGCAAACGGGGTCTAG